From the genome of Flavobacterium ovatum, one region includes:
- a CDS encoding nucleoside phosphorylase has product MIAASELILNPDRSVYHLNLKPENIAHDIIFVGDPDRVEKITQLFDLIEFSTQKREFKTQTGIYKGKRLTVISTGIGADNIDIVLNELDALVNINLETRKIKEKLTSLNIVRIGTSGSLQVGIPVDSFVMSKIGLGLDNMLRSYQTDYITIPDLENAFIKHTNWDSDKGRPYAVACSEKLEKHFENPIIFKGITATAGGFYGPQGRILRLVIQDNNLNKKMDSFSYVENNITNLEMETAAIYGLSALLGHHAISLNAIIANRTNGTFSSAPNLAIEKLIDYTLNKIRIL; this is encoded by the coding sequence ATGATAGCAGCATCAGAATTGATATTGAACCCTGACAGAAGTGTGTACCACCTAAACCTCAAACCAGAAAATATTGCCCACGACATTATATTCGTTGGCGATCCTGATCGGGTGGAAAAAATTACACAACTATTTGATTTAATAGAATTTTCGACTCAAAAAAGAGAATTCAAAACTCAGACTGGAATTTATAAAGGAAAAAGACTCACTGTTATTTCAACAGGAATTGGTGCTGACAATATCGATATTGTCTTGAATGAACTGGATGCTTTGGTTAATATAAATTTAGAAACTCGTAAAATAAAAGAGAAACTCACCTCTTTAAATATTGTTCGTATCGGTACTTCAGGTTCGTTGCAAGTAGGGATTCCTGTAGATAGCTTTGTGATGTCAAAAATAGGACTAGGACTAGATAACATGCTTCGCTCCTATCAAACAGATTATATTACCATTCCAGATCTGGAAAATGCTTTTATAAAACATACAAATTGGGACAGTGATAAAGGAAGGCCTTATGCAGTAGCTTGCTCAGAAAAGCTTGAAAAACATTTTGAAAACCCAATAATATTTAAAGGAATTACAGCAACCGCGGGTGGATTTTACGGTCCTCAAGGACGCATTTTACGATTGGTGATTCAGGACAATAATTTAAACAAAAAAATGGATAGTTTTAGTTACGTCGAAAATAACATTACCAATCTCGAAATGGAAACAGCTGCTATATATGGACTTTCAGCTTTACTGGGACATCATGCTATTTCACTAAACGCTATTATAGCTAATCGTACTAACGGAACTTTTAGTAGTGCCCCTAACTTAGCTATTGAGAAATTGATTGACTATACGTTAAATAAAATAAGAATATTATAA